The sequence GCGTTAGCTCCGTCAAGGTTTGAAAAATAGGTTGTGGATGTGGCGTACAGACCGTTTGTCTTATTGGTTACAGTGCCTCTCAGGGTCTTGTACGTCTCCATGAAGATTTCCTGCCCTGTCATGTTTATGTCCACATCCTGACTGTAGCCGATTTTGGTGGTGACTATACCGTCATCGCCGTAGTAGCTGACATTGTCCCCCGGAGTGTAGTAGAAGCTTGTGGTAAGTGTGCGCCCTTCCATATCCGTATCGGGAAGCTTGATGCCCGCACCCGTTCCCGTATTTATGACCATCCCTTTGGCATATGCGGTAGTGAGTGTGTATGATGTATTGTTTCCGTCTCCGGCTGTTTCATCTGTGCCGTTTGTATCAAGGAGAACCTTATTATTGTTTTTGTCAAAAAGCTGAACAGTCGCTGTGCCGTTTGTGACTGTCACCTTCATGGTGTACGAGCCTTCCTTAAGTTCCGGCATGTCGTTGTACTGCTTCTGTACCATGGCATCGGCGCCGTTTATGTTGGAAACAACCGAACTTACCTGCCTTTCCTGAGTCTGGAACGGCTGTGTCTGTGTGGCGTATCCTGAGAAGAGGTAGCGTCCGTTGTAGTACGCGTTGCCCACACCGAGAAGACTTTCAATGACTCCCTGAACATCACCGGCGAGAGCCTTGCGGCTTTCCGCGCTCTGGCTGTCGTTCATGCCGTATATGGCGTATTCGTTGAGAGCCTTGCTTATCAGTTCGGATGCGGACTGAAGTTCACTGTCGCTGTTTGTAAGCCATGTGAGGGCATTTTCAGCGTTTCGCTTAAACTGTGCGGATTCATCGAGCATCGTCTGTATGGTCAGGGCGGATATGTAGTTTACCGGATCCTGCTCGGGAGTGAGCAGGTTGCGCCCTTTTGTGACTGCGTCCAGACTGTTGGAAACCGAGTTGAGATTATTCTGGATACCTGTGAGGTATCTCATTGTCATGTAGTTATATGTAACTCTCATATCTGCACCTTTTAATTATCTGCCCACAAGCCCCGTACCGTTTATCAGCTTATCGATCATGCTGTCCACGGTGGTGATGAATCTTGCGCTTGCCTCGTATGAACGCTGGAACTTCATCAGGTTGGTGAGTTCCTCATCCATAGATACGCCCTGTATCTCCTCCATCTTAAGCTGGAGCTCGCTTAAGGAGTAGGTTATCGTGGTTACGAATGTGTCCACCTGACTTTTTTCGCTGGCTATTGTCGCCACGAAGTAGCTGTAGAAGCCGTCTATGGTTATGCCTTTATCTTCAAAAACATCTTCATATTTGAGATCGGCGAGTGCCTTGGCGACAGTGTTGTCCCCCTCTGCGCCGCTTGTGCCCGCTGCTATATACAGGTTGTTCTCCTGTATCTGGCTGGAAAGCTGAATATCACCCGCTCCGGTTCCCGAGAAATAGGAATTGAGACCGGCAGCCACTAGGAAGTTTGATGTATCCTCAGTGAATGCGAAGGTGTAGCCCGCTTCGGTGGAGATCTTAATTGAGTTGTCCAGAGCTATGGAAGCCTGAAGCTTGCCTCCGGTCATATCACCGTCCGCGCCGGAGATTTTCTGTATAACGCTGTTGAGGTTATCCTTGTCAGGATCTATGTCTATATCGTAGGTGCCCGCTACTGCCCCGTCAGAGTCGTAAACCGTTACCCGCACCGTGCCTTTGGTAATTTCAGCGGCAGGAAATGAGCCCGCCTCCTGAGAAAATACGAAGGACGGATTCGCAACACCGTTTGTGGAGGTTATCTGGGTAAATCTGTTAACGCCCTGACCGAGAGAGTGTATCCTGTTGGTTTCGTTAATCAGTGTAACCGCCAGTTCATCAAGCTGACCCATGTAGTCTGTCAGTATCTCGTCCCGGGTTATCAGTTCTGCGCCCATTGCGCCGCCTGTTATGTATTGAGTTAGCTCTGTCTGTCCTTTGGAATCTATAGAGGTTCCCCAAGTGATCTTATAGTGACCGTCATTTTCGTTGTCGCTTTCGGCGAAGAGCTTGTAGCTCACCTTGTCGTCAACGAGGGCGCTGCCGCCTAGGTATACAGTGACCTGACCGTTGTCTTTCTCATTAACGGTTACATTGGCTATTTCGGAAAGTCTGGCGAGTATCTGGTCTCTCTGGTCTCTGTAATCATTTGCGGTGCTGCCGACAGACTCAATCTTGGCTATTTCGCCGTTGATTTTCGCGAGGGCTTCGGAAAGCTGATTTATCTCGCTGACGTACGCAGATATGTTGTAGTCCGATTCATCTCTGAAGCTTTCAAGCTGATTGTAGCTGCTCTGAATTTTCTGTGTGAGAGTGTTGGTTGTCTCAACAAGGGTAACCCTTTTTGCCATAGCCTCTTCGGACTGGTCTGTGGGGTTGTTTGAAAAGTCGCTCCACGCATTAAAATAATCTCTCAGTGATTCGCCAAGCCCGGAGCCTTCCTCAAGTTCATTAAAATAAATCGTAACTTTTGAAAGCGTCGTCTGGACTGAGGAGTAGAAGCTGAGCTGAGATTCTTCGTTACGGATGCTTTCCGCCAGAATCTCGTCATATACCCTTGTGATTGACGTTATCTGAACGCCTCTTCCGTATACCTGTGAGCCGGATATATTGGGAGTCTGGGTGGTGAGGCTCACTGTCTGTCTGGAATAGCCTGCGGTATTGACATTGGCTATGTTGTGCCCTGTCACGTCTATGCCCGCCTGAGAAGCCATGAGACCGGAAACACCGCTGTTGAAAATGCCGAAAATATTGGACATGGCGTCCTCCTATCCTCTTTTGTCGAGCAGGGAATTAACGCCTCTGGACTTGCCGTGCGTGCCGTAAGTGCTGCCTGCGGTGATGCCCAGTCTGTCGAAAAAGTCGTTAACGAGACCTATGTTTGTCCTGTAGAGGATTTTGAGGGCGAGGTTTTCGTCATTAAGCCTGTGCATTACGTTTTTCAGGTCAGTGCGCACCTGATTGAATTCCCGCTTAAGTCCGTCCTCGTCCATGAGGGCTATAATATCGGTCAGAGACATGTCATCCCTGCCTTCATCCATGCTGATTTTTTTGATTATTGTGCGTCTGGCTTCTTCAAGGAGTTTCTCCTTGTACACAAGGGTATCCTTACGCTTGGTGAGCTCCAGCGTGTCATCGACATTCCATCTGGCTACGGTTTCTTTCTCAATAGCCATAACGGACGCAAGCTCAGAATAAAGCTCGCACTGCGACTTCAGTATATCAAGAAGGTTTCTGAATCTGTCCATCCCTTGCCTCCATATGCGGGGGTTTGAGATGTGCGGGAAAGGGCTTGTTTAGAAAATATCGTCTATGGCAGCATTGACGACTTTTTCCGCGACCTGCTTGCCGGAGACCTCATAGGTTCCGTTTTCGATTTTGCCGCGGATTTCGTTCACAAGGTCAATGCGTATGTCGGAAGCCGCCTTAAGCTTCTTGGAAACGGCAACTGCTTCTTTGGCGCCGGAGGATAAGGAGACACTGTCAGTTTCGGCAGACTTTTTTACAGAGGAAGATTCGCTCTTCTTTGTTTTTGTCTGTTCAGACTGTTCTGTCTTTTTCAGCGAGAGGCTGATTTTGTCTTCGATCCTCATGATAATGCTCCTCCGATGTCTTATATATCGGCAGATTACATTCCGACTTTAGCAGTATTTGCCTTCAGTTTCCACTGAAACTTGCCTTTCACGCAATCTCGTTCGTATTTATTAAATAGCAACGTTTATGCCATTGCCTTTCCTGTTGTTGATCAGCGTGTTTGCGCCGTTATAGGGGCTTTTGAGATCAGTTTTCTTTTCCCCGTGGTAATTGTTTCCCTGATCCGATCCGGGAATATATTTCTTCATTTGTTCAAAAAGCATGTCGCCTATGCCGCCCTTGGACTCTTCCGCGGCTTTTTTGGACATCTCGGTATCGAGCATCTCGGTGAAGTATTTTTCGCCTGCGCTCTTTTTGATCAGGTCTGATTCCATTGTGGCTTTTCTCATGGTTTTGTAGATCATGTCATAGAACATAGCCTCAAAGTCCTGACAAACCTCTTTCAGTCTTTTCTCCTGATCTATGGTTGTGTAGCCGTCAAAGCTGCGGGCTTCCCTTACTGTCTCTGCGAACATTACATCACCTCAAGCTCGCCGTGCAGAGCGCCGGCGGAGTTGATTGCCTGAAGAACGGATATTAAGTCTCTGGGGGTTACACCTATGGAATTCAGCGCCTTCACAAGGTCGCTTATGCTTATACCTTCGGGAACAACCATCAGCTTATTAGGCTCTTCCTCAACCTGAATATTCGTGGTTTCCGTTGTTGTCTCCTCAAAGGGGTTGAAGAGGTTGCGCTCGGTGTCAACTGTGCTGCTTATGGTTATGGTGAGGTTTCCGTGAGATACGGCGACAGTGCTTATTCTCACATCCGCGCCCATAACGATTGTTCCCGTGCGCTCATCAACAACAACTTTCGCTTTTCCGGCGGGTTCAACAGGCACGCTGAGAACCGAGTCCATGAAGTCATAGAAGTTGGTGCGGAAAACATCCGGTATATCAACTTTGATGCTGGTGGGTGAGGTGATTGACGCAACTTCTGAACCTATATAGGCGTTGATGGCGTCTTTTGCTCTTACCACGTTTGTCATGTTGTATGTGTTAAAGGCTATTTCAAAGAAGTTGGTATTCATCTGGAAATCTATTTCACGCTCGACAAGCGCCCCGTTGGGGATCATGCCTACAGTCGGGTGGTTTTTTATCGCTCCAGCTCCGCCGGAGGAAACATTCATGCCGCCCACGGATATGGGTCCCTGCGCAACGGCGTAGGTCTGCCCGTTTGCCGCTGAAAGTGGAGTCATAAGAAGTGTTCCTCCCTCAAGACTTTTCGCGTCCCCGATGGAGGAGACTACAACATCAGTCTTGCTGCCGTTTTTAGCGAAGGCGGGAAGCTTGGCGGTGACCATGACCGCGGCGACGTTTTTCACCTTAACGTCATCCTTGTTTACCGTAATGCCCATTCTCTCAAGCATGTTTACGAGAGACTGAATGGTGAACTCCGTTCCGGTTTTATCTCCTGTTCCGTTAAGCCCCACAACGAGACCGTAACCGATGAGCTGGTTGTCTCTGATCCCTTTTACGTTTACAAGGTCACGGATTTTGACATTTGCTGAAGCCTGAAGACTTATGAAAAAAACAAGCAGAATTACGGTAAATTTCTTCATTCCATCAGCTCCTAGAACGGCCATACCCAGCCGAGAACCGTTCCCAGCCAGCCTTTTTTGTTGGAATCGGATAATATGCCCTTGCCGCTGTAAGATATGCGGGCATCGGCTATGGCTGTGGAGGCTACGGTGTTTTCCGCGCTTATATCCTTCTGCCTTATTATCCCTGTGAGTTTTATTATCTGTTTTTCCTGATCGACTATTATCTCGCGGTTGCCCTCTATGACGAGGTTGCCGCTGGGAAGAATCTCTATCACCCTTGCGGCTATTGTAGCGCTCACTGTGTCGGATTTACTTTTGCTGCCGTTGCCAGCGAAGGATTCGGATGTATTTGTGCCTATGGTCGGGTTAAATTCGTTGCCCGTGCCGAGGAAGTTGTTCATGCCGAGGTTAAGAGGAAGCCCGAGAGCGGCGGTTACTGAGGAGTTGTTGCTGCCGGATTTGCTGGTCTGTGTGGAGTTGGAGTTGCTGGCGGAGGATGATTCCACAATGTTCACCACGATGAGGTCGCCGACCTGACGTGCTTTGTAATCCAGAAACAGAGTTCCGCGCACGCCTGAATCCGCCCAGAGGGAGGCAGTCGGAACCTTTTCTCTCTGCTGCTTGGCGTAGAGTTCAAGGTCTTCTTTATAGCTCGGCGCATACGCTTCAGGTTCAAAGTCGTATTGCTTCGCGCAGCCTGAGAATATGAAAAGGGCAGTGAGAACCAAGACCGCCGTGAAAAATTTTCTCTTCTTTGTGCTCATAGGACACCTCTGTTAAGGATTCAGTGATGTAATAGAAAGAAACGTGCCAAAGATGTTAAATTCATGGTTATCAGGTGTTTAAGATATAAGGTGATTGGAAGGGGGAATATATTTCCCTGTTTTAATGAGACGCTGAGAGACCGCTTCACCCCCGAGGGTTCGCTGTGATGCTTTTCAGAGCATGCGGGTATATCAATAAATCCCCCTCAGTCCCCCTTTAATAAAGGGGGAAGCTGTTGTTAAAACTAAAGCCTCCGTGTGGGAGTTTACCGCGAACGTGTACATTAAGTCAGAACTCCCAAGGACGGGAGTTCGCCGTGCGGAGCGAAGGCGGGTTTATCCCGCCGTGAGCGTGTATCCAAAATTTCCAAGGATGGCAAATTTTGGATGTAAAGACAGGATGTGCGGTTTGATGTTATTAAGTCAGAACTCCCAAGGACGGGAGTTCGCCGTGCGGAGCGAAGGCGGGTTTATCCCGCCGTGAGCGTGTATCCAAAATTTCCAAGGATGGCAAATTTTGGATGTAAAGACAGGATGTGCGGTTTGATGTTATTAAGTCAGAAATTAACCAGCGCCGTTCTGCCGCCCTGATACTTTGCGGTGACTATTTTACCCGAGTCGGCGTTTTTGACTTTAACCACATTGCCGGAGAAGGCGTTTTCCTGAAGTATTCCTCTTGTCTCAAGCTGCATTCCGCTTCCCTTATAAACCAGTTTCACCGCTGCGCCTTCGGGCAGATCCGGCTGCTCTGAGACGAACTCACCGGTCAAAGGAACGCCCGCGCCGATGCCTCGTGTCGCGATCAGTCCCTCAGGATTTGTTATAGGCTCACCACGTAATCTTGAAAGCTCAACCTTTTCTGTTTTTATGTAGTTCTCCACAGTGTCGCCCTTTCTGATTCTGTCTGTGGTAACAAAGACTTCCATATAGCCCTTCACATAAACAGTGAAGCCTGTATCCTTGAACCCGTTGTTCAGTCTGCCGTACATGCCGCCGATTCTGGGGTTTGATATATCAATGCTGAATTTTCCGTCTTCTGCTGTGTATATGTCGCTCTGTATGCGGATTTTGTCTATCTGAAGCTCCGCATGGGGGTAAATCTGCGAGAGTCTTTCATATATTTTCGCCTCTATCTCTGTCTGCTCTATTTTTCTGCCCTTGCGGTTGAAGTATGCCTCACCCGGGGCTGCCTTGATGTTGTATTTATTGATGATATGCGTGGCGAGCTGAACGCTGAGCTTTCTTGTTTCACCATAATCAAGACCGCAGAAAACCTGATCCTTTATGCCTATGTTCGGGAAAATGTCCTCCACGGTTACGCATTCATTTTCAATAGAAATGACATTTGCCGCATGTGCGGAAAAAGATGCCGCCGCCGTAAGCACGGAAAAAAGGAAAAGGGTCATAATTGTCTTGGCTTTCATATCATACTCCGTTTACTAACGTTTTAGGTTGTTGACTATCTGGAGCATATCATCTCCGGTCTGAACCGCTTTTGAGTTGATTTCGTACGCTCTCTGTCCGGTAATCATCGCCACCATCTCTTCCACAAGGCTTACGTTGCTCATTTCCAGAATATTCTGCGCGAGAACACCGAAGCCGTCCTCTCCGGGCACACCAACCTGAGGATCGCCGCTGGAGCCTGTAACAAGGTACAGGTTTTTACCCATTGCGTGCAGACCTGAGGGGTTTATGAAGCGGGCGAGCTCTATGGCGCCTATCTCAGTCGGTTCTTCATCCCCCGGGAGAACAACGCTCACCGTGCCGTCTTCGGCGAAGGAGATTTCCGTGGAATCCTCGGGAACAACTATAGCAGGCTCAAGGAGATAGCCGTTCGGTGTGGTCAGGTTGCCGTTTCCGTCTATCTGGAATGCTCCCGCGCGGGTGTAGGCTATGTTGCCGTCAGGCAGCGCTATCTGGAAATATCCGTCGCCTTCTATTGCCACATCCATGTTATTGCCGGTGTACTGGAAGGAACCCTGAGAGTGTATTTTCTGTATTGCGGTAACTTTTGTACCGAGACCGATTTCTATGCCGGTGGGGTGTTCAAGCCCTGCTGCCGTGATGGCACCCGCGCGTCTGACCTCCTGATACATCAGGTCGTCAAACAGCACTCTGGATTTTTTGAAACCCACGTTGTTTACGTTTGAGAGGTTGTTGGCGATTGTGTCCACGTTTGTCTGCTGAGCCGTCATGCCTGTGGCGGCTGTCCAGAGAGTCCGCATCATGTTATATGCTCCTTACACCGATTTGCCGACGGTGTTGATTGCTGTACCGTTGATTGAGTCTATACTCTGTATTACTTTCTGGTAGGTTTCAAAACCGCGCATGGCGTCTATCATGCGCACCATTTCCATTACCGAGTTAACGTTGCTTCCTTCTATGTAGCCTGCCGTAACACCGGGGTTTTCCGCCTGTTCGGGGATTACGTCCACTGCTGCGTAGAGGTTATGACCGACTTTCTGAAGGTTGTCGGTATCCTCAAAATACGCAATGCCGAGCTGATCCTGCGCTTCTCCCTCCACCAGAATAACGCCCGTTTCGCTTACCGTATAGTTATCCGGCAGAACGATGGGCTGCGGGTTGTCATCATCTATATTGGAGAGTACGGGGTAGCCCTCAGCAGTTACAAGCTCGTTATTTTCGTTTATTGTGAACGCCCCGTCACGGGTGTAACGGATGCCGAAAGGAGTGTCCACTGTGAAAAAGGTGTTGGGGTCGGTGAGAGCGAAGTCAAGTTTGTTGCCTGTCTCCCGAAGGTAGCCAATAGAAAAATCCGTTTTGTTTTCAGACATTTTCACTGTGGAGTTCATCGCCTTGTTGTAATCCGTGGTGCGTATGAAATTCTGCGGGAACTCCTTCTCCGTGGGGAAATACTCTGTGAACACGGGCACATCTTTTTTGTAGCCTGCTGTGTTCACGTTGGCGAGGTTGTTTGCTATGTTTTCCACCCGCCTGCTCTGCATCATGAGCCCGCTGGTGGCTACATAAAGTCCGTTCAGCATATTCTATTCCTCCTCTGAGGATGTTGTATCGTTATCAAGACTTTTAAGATATTCATCAAATTCCTTCTGCCACTGTTCCTCTTTTCTTATTGCTTCCCCTTTTTCTTCAAGCTCACGGATCTCCTGCTGCTCGGTTTCGGCGGCTTTGCCTGCCTTCTTCGCTTCCGCCCGTTCTTTCATACGTTTTTCAAACTTCTCCATCTTGGTCACTGGAATGCCGTAAGCTCTGGGGAGGGCAACGGCGAACATCTGTCCCATCGCTTTCATGGAGAGCGTGCTGGAGGGGATAGCCTGTTTCGTGGGGTAGTACCAGAAGTTTGCGTCTGCCTTGCTTTCGAGTGTTATCACGCTTGAAAAAACGGGAATGTCGCTCTTGGTCATTATGCTGAGCACAACTGTGCTGGTGTTTTTGTCGTAGCTTCTTTGAACGGATTCGTTCATGCGGGAAACTATAATATAGTCTGCCTGCTGAATTTTGTCGGTCACTCTGCCCAGTTTGGAAAGCTGAAAATAGTTCCGCATCATTCTTCCGGTTTCTTCGTCGTAGTATGTTTTACCTTCCCTTGTGATTCTGGCGGGGAGGATGTAGTATGTCTTTCCGATGGGGAGCGTCTCATGCGCCTGCGCATAGAAGGTTGTGACCTTCTCCTTTGTTTTGTCAAAAATGAGGGAGGATATGTTTGAATTTGCCTCAAGGCTTATGAGAACAAACAGAACGCCGGAATCCAGACGGGTTGTCAGTTCTATAACCTCGGTCAATGTATCGTCAATGCTTGAAGCCAGCTTGCCGGGGTTTGTCACCTTTGAGGAACAGCCGACAAATAAGGCAAGCGCAAGCAGCAGGGGAAATATTTTCTTCATCCGATCCTCCGTCATTGGGTTATAATCAAGAAGCGTGCCAATATCCTGTTAGTGAGGTGATTTATGCTAGAATTTGTCATTGACCGCAAAAAATGCAGACGATGTTCTCTCTGTGTGGAGGATTGCCCTGTTGGGATTATAGAGAAGGATCGCGATGGCTTCCCTGTCATATCTGAAGAAAAGGAGACTGTCTGCATCCGCTGTCAGCACTGTCTGGCTATCTGTCCTGACGCGGCTTTGTCGATACTCGGCAAAAAACCGGAGGACAGCATGCCCGCCTCAGACATGCCCACAGCGAGGCAGGTTGAGGCGCTTATCCGCAACAGACGCTCCGTGAGGCATTTCAAAAAGTACGACGTGGAATTTGAGACGATCCGTTCACTGCTCTGCGTTACGGCAAACTGCCCCACTGGGGAGAACAGGCGGGAGCTCACTTTTACCATAATAGACAACCGCGCGGACATGGATAAATTTGTCGAGAAGGCATACGCTCTCCTTGAGAAAAGGGTGGATGAAGGCACTCTGCCCGATGAGTTCAGATTTTACGCAACTCTTCTCAAAAGATACAAAAACGGCAGGGATATTATTTTCAGGGGCGCTCCGCACCTCATAGTCGCCTCCGCCCCCAAAGGAGAGGGAACGCCCGCAGCGGACTGTTATATCGCTCTCAGCTATTTTGAGCTTTACGCATACAGCCTCAAGGTGGGCACTGTGTGGCTGGGTTTTCTGGCGTTTATGTTTGAGTTCATGCCGGAGATAAAGGATGTTCTGGGAATCCCCGCTGACCACGAAGCGCCTTATGCCCTCCTTTTCGGCAAGGCGAAATATAAATATCCCCGAGGTGTTCAGAGGGACGATTTCAGGATAAGCAGACCGGAGTTTTGAGGCAGGTATAGCTGCCTCTGTCTTTATTTATACGGAACATTTTCCTCATAGTCTTTGAGAAATTCATCTATAAGATGCTTGTCGACATCGGAAATTTTTGTGAACTGGAAGGCGACGAAGCGTTTTTTAGCGCTGATTTCATCTTTGTTCGCCTCAATACGCCAGACCACGGCGTGGGCGTGGATAACATCCTTCACTCCGTGGTTGGGGAACTGTATCTTCGCTTCGTAATCGTCATATATTTCAAACGATATGCCCGTGTTGGAGAGAAAACCGCCGATGCTGATGTCTAATAGCTCAATAAAAGTGTATTCCCCGTCCTTTTTCAAATAAAGCTTGAGAGGCACACCGCTGTACCGTTTGTGCCTGCGGCGTTCCTGTTTCTTTTTATACATGGTTAATCCCCTGATAAAAATTGTGTAATAATAATTATGACATCTAAAGGATAAACTTTCCAGAACAATTGTATAGAGGATGGGAAATTAATTATGAACATCTATGAGGAGAGTGTGATTAATTCAATTCTGTTTATGGGTTTGATTTTTTAAGGCCATTGCTGCCTGCTATGAAGAATGCGCAGAATATCTATTATATTATCTTTTTCTGCATAAATTAATATGTAGCTGGGATGAATGATTAGTTCACGTGTATTTTTGACCCGTCCTTCTTTATACATTTGAGGATAAAGGAGCAATCCGTTTACTTTTTCATCTATCAACTCTTTCAGTGCCTGAGAGGCTTCTGTACTATCATCAGCAATATATGCAAGTATGGTCAGCAAATCCTCAACAGCCTTGTCTTTCCACTCAATACGCACATTTTTTCCGGTTTATTAAGATCTGGGCTTTATTCATTACTTCTTTATGCTCTTCTGACTTTGTACTTTCAAGAGCTTCCCTCACTTTTGCATGAAACCAGAGATCATACGCTTCCGGATCACTTGTCAATCCGATCGGCAGTGCTCCTTCTTTAACAATGCGTGTCAAGAGGATTCTTACGGCATCTGAAACAGTTAGCCCGAAATTGGCGAGCGTTTCAGCAGCCTCGGCTTTTAAATCTTCTTCAATTCTGACAT is a genomic window of Geovibrio thiophilus containing:
- the flgK gene encoding flagellar hook-associated protein FlgK, encoding MSNIFGIFNSGVSGLMASQAGIDVTGHNIANVNTAGYSRQTVSLTTQTPNISGSQVYGRGVQITSITRVYDEILAESIRNEESQLSFYSSVQTTLSKVTIYFNELEEGSGLGESLRDYFNAWSDFSNNPTDQSEEAMAKRVTLVETTNTLTQKIQSSYNQLESFRDESDYNISAYVSEINQLSEALAKINGEIAKIESVGSTANDYRDQRDQILARLSEIANVTVNEKDNGQVTVYLGGSALVDDKVSYKLFAESDNENDGHYKITWGTSIDSKGQTELTQYITGGAMGAELITRDEILTDYMGQLDELAVTLINETNRIHSLGQGVNRFTQITSTNGVANPSFVFSQEAGSFPAAEITKGTVRVTVYDSDGAVAGTYDIDIDPDKDNLNSVIQKISGADGDMTGGKLQASIALDNSIKISTEAGYTFAFTEDTSNFLVAAGLNSYFSGTGAGDIQLSSQIQENNLYIAAGTSGAEGDNTVAKALADLKYEDVFEDKGITIDGFYSYFVATIASEKSQVDTFVTTITYSLSELQLKMEEIQGVSMDEELTNLMKFQRSYEASARFITTVDSMIDKLINGTGLVGR
- a CDS encoding type II toxin-antitoxin system RelE/ParE family toxin, with the protein product MRIEWKDKAVEDLLTILAYIADDSTEASQALKELIDEKVNGLLLYPQMYKEGRVKNTRELIIHPSYILIYAEKDNIIDILRILHSRQQWP
- the flgF gene encoding flagellar basal-body rod protein FlgF, whose protein sequence is MLNGLYVATSGLMMQSRRVENIANNLANVNTAGYKKDVPVFTEYFPTEKEFPQNFIRTTDYNKAMNSTVKMSENKTDFSIGYLRETGNKLDFALTDPNTFFTVDTPFGIRYTRDGAFTINENNELVTAEGYPVLSNIDDDNPQPIVLPDNYTVSETGVILVEGEAQDQLGIAYFEDTDNLQKVGHNLYAAVDVIPEQAENPGVTAGYIEGSNVNSVMEMVRMIDAMRGFETYQKVIQSIDSINGTAINTVGKSV
- a CDS encoding flagellar basal body L-ring protein FlgH; this translates as MSTKKRKFFTAVLVLTALFIFSGCAKQYDFEPEAYAPSYKEDLELYAKQQREKVPTASLWADSGVRGTLFLDYKARQVGDLIVVNIVESSSASNSNSTQTSKSGSNNSSVTAALGLPLNLGMNNFLGTGNEFNPTIGTNTSESFAGNGSKSKSDTVSATIAARVIEILPSGNLVIEGNREIIVDQEKQIIKLTGIIRQKDISAENTVASTAIADARISYSGKGILSDSNKKGWLGTVLGWVWPF
- the flgM gene encoding flagellar biosynthesis anti-sigma factor FlgM, encoding MRIEDKISLSLKKTEQSEQTKTKKSESSSVKKSAETDSVSLSSGAKEAVAVSKKLKAASDIRIDLVNEIRGKIENGTYEVSGKQVAEKVVNAAIDDIF
- a CDS encoding PilZ domain-containing protein, with the translated sequence MYKKKQERRRHKRYSGVPLKLYLKKDGEYTFIELLDISIGGFLSNTGISFEIYDDYEAKIQFPNHGVKDVIHAHAVVWRIEANKDEISAKKRFVAFQFTKISDVDKHLIDEFLKDYEENVPYK
- a CDS encoding rod-binding protein, with product MFAETVREARSFDGYTTIDQEKRLKEVCQDFEAMFYDMIYKTMRKATMESDLIKKSAGEKYFTEMLDTEMSKKAAEESKGGIGDMLFEQMKKYIPGSDQGNNYHGEKKTDLKSPYNGANTLINNRKGNGINVAI
- a CDS encoding flagella synthesis protein FlgN encodes the protein MDRFRNLLDILKSQCELYSELASVMAIEKETVARWNVDDTLELTKRKDTLVYKEKLLEEARRTIIKKISMDEGRDDMSLTDIIALMDEDGLKREFNQVRTDLKNVMHRLNDENLALKILYRTNIGLVNDFFDRLGITAGSTYGTHGKSRGVNSLLDKRG
- a CDS encoding nitroreductase family protein; amino-acid sequence: MLEFVIDRKKCRRCSLCVEDCPVGIIEKDRDGFPVISEEKETVCIRCQHCLAICPDAALSILGKKPEDSMPASDMPTARQVEALIRNRRSVRHFKKYDVEFETIRSLLCVTANCPTGENRRELTFTIIDNRADMDKFVEKAYALLEKRVDEGTLPDEFRFYATLLKRYKNGRDIIFRGAPHLIVASAPKGEGTPAADCYIALSYFELYAYSLKVGTVWLGFLAFMFEFMPEIKDVLGIPADHEAPYALLFGKAKYKYPRGVQRDDFRISRPEF
- a CDS encoding flagellar basal body P-ring protein FlgI, with translation MKKFTVILLVFFISLQASANVKIRDLVNVKGIRDNQLIGYGLVVGLNGTGDKTGTEFTIQSLVNMLERMGITVNKDDVKVKNVAAVMVTAKLPAFAKNGSKTDVVVSSIGDAKSLEGGTLLMTPLSAANGQTYAVAQGPISVGGMNVSSGGAGAIKNHPTVGMIPNGALVEREIDFQMNTNFFEIAFNTYNMTNVVRAKDAINAYIGSEVASITSPTSIKVDIPDVFRTNFYDFMDSVLSVPVEPAGKAKVVVDERTGTIVMGADVRISTVAVSHGNLTITISSTVDTERNLFNPFEETTTETTNIQVEEEPNKLMVVPEGISISDLVKALNSIGVTPRDLISVLQAINSAGALHGELEVM
- the flgG gene encoding flagellar basal-body rod protein FlgG encodes the protein MMRTLWTAATGMTAQQTNVDTIANNLSNVNNVGFKKSRVLFDDLMYQEVRRAGAITAAGLEHPTGIEIGLGTKVTAIQKIHSQGSFQYTGNNMDVAIEGDGYFQIALPDGNIAYTRAGAFQIDGNGNLTTPNGYLLEPAIVVPEDSTEISFAEDGTVSVVLPGDEEPTEIGAIELARFINPSGLHAMGKNLYLVTGSSGDPQVGVPGEDGFGVLAQNILEMSNVSLVEEMVAMITGQRAYEINSKAVQTGDDMLQIVNNLKR
- the flgA gene encoding flagellar basal body P-ring formation chaperone FlgA gives rise to the protein MKAKTIMTLFLFSVLTAAASFSAHAANVISIENECVTVEDIFPNIGIKDQVFCGLDYGETRKLSVQLATHIINKYNIKAAPGEAYFNRKGRKIEQTEIEAKIYERLSQIYPHAELQIDKIRIQSDIYTAEDGKFSIDISNPRIGGMYGRLNNGFKDTGFTVYVKGYMEVFVTTDRIRKGDTVENYIKTEKVELSRLRGEPITNPEGLIATRGIGAGVPLTGEFVSEQPDLPEGAAVKLVYKGSGMQLETRGILQENAFSGNVVKVKNADSGKIVTAKYQGGRTALVNF
- a CDS encoding type II toxin-antitoxin system RelB/DinJ family antitoxin — its product is MPKTSMLHVRIEEDLKAEAAETLANFGLTVSDAVRILLTRIVKEGALPIGLTSDPEAYDLWFHAKVREALESTKSEEHKEVMNKAQILINRKKCAY